A genome region from Microbacterium terricola includes the following:
- a CDS encoding DUF3107 domain-containing protein has protein sequence MEIRIGIANTGRELSFETSDSAATVKQSVAGALDAGATHVTFADVKGNSYIVPTAGLAYIELGTEESRRVGFVA, from the coding sequence GTGGAGATCCGCATCGGCATCGCAAACACCGGCCGTGAGCTCAGCTTCGAGACCAGCGACTCGGCGGCGACCGTGAAGCAGTCGGTGGCAGGCGCCCTCGACGCCGGAGCCACGCACGTCACCTTCGCCGATGTGAAGGGCAACTCGTACATCGTGCCCACCGCCGGCCTCGCGTACATCGAGCTCGGGACGGAAGAGTCCCGCCGCGTCGGCTTCGTCGCCTGA
- a CDS encoding ferritin-like domain-containing protein has translation MVKWFWQRRPQDRLLQLRSRDDVGDARRVDFEELAPEIDTFLGQAAYLQLGYFETLSELIASTPGLADKESLSRAAGAALTKHQQLVALIRERGDDPTALMLPFREPLDAFRRATHGVRPQETMLSVHITAGMLDDFYEALSLSYGETGQRVARMLRADNDRQAIVEIIKATIASDPEWKALLAMWGRRLVGDTLLIARAALRPASLQRADEKKVEPVFTDLMAAHSRRMDDMGLAA, from the coding sequence GTGGTGAAGTGGTTCTGGCAGCGCCGCCCGCAGGACAGGCTCCTGCAGCTGCGGTCGCGTGACGACGTCGGCGATGCGCGGCGCGTCGACTTCGAAGAGCTCGCTCCCGAGATCGACACCTTCCTCGGTCAGGCCGCCTATCTGCAGCTCGGCTACTTCGAGACGCTGTCGGAGCTGATCGCCTCGACGCCCGGCCTGGCCGACAAGGAGTCGCTCTCTCGCGCCGCCGGCGCGGCGCTCACGAAGCACCAGCAGCTGGTCGCTCTCATCCGCGAGCGCGGCGACGACCCGACCGCTCTCATGCTGCCGTTCCGTGAGCCGCTGGACGCGTTCCGCCGCGCCACGCACGGTGTGCGTCCGCAGGAGACGATGCTGTCCGTCCACATCACGGCGGGCATGCTGGACGACTTCTACGAAGCGCTCTCGCTCAGCTACGGGGAGACCGGCCAGCGCGTCGCGCGGATGCTGCGCGCCGACAACGACCGGCAGGCGATCGTCGAGATCATCAAGGCCACGATCGCCAGCGACCCGGAATGGAAGGCGCTGCTGGCCATGTGGGGCCGGCGCCTCGTCGGCGACACGCTGCTGATCGCCCGTGCCGCCCTGCGTCCGGCATCGCTGCAGCGCGCGGACGAGAAGAAGGTCGAGCCGGTGTTCACCGACCTGATGGCCGCCCACTCTCGTCGCATGGACGACATGGGGCTCGCCGCCTAG